Proteins from one Pongo abelii isolate AG06213 chromosome 19, NHGRI_mPonAbe1-v2.0_pri, whole genome shotgun sequence genomic window:
- the DLG4 gene encoding disks large homolog 4 isoform X11 — protein MPINGVNLAWKYRYQDEDTPPLEHSPAHLPNQANSPPVIVNTDTLEAPGYELQVNGTEGEMEYEEITLERGNSGLGFSIAGGTDNPHIGDDPSIFITKIIPGGAAAQDGRLRVNDSILFVNEVDVREVTHSAAVEALKEAGSIVRLYVMRRKPPAEKVMEIKLIKGPKGLGFSIAGGVGNQHIPGDNSIYVTKIIEGGAAHKDGRLQIGDKILAVNSVGLEDVMHEDAVAALKNTYDVVYLKVAKPSNAYLSDSYAPPDITTSYSQHLDNEISHSSYLGTDYPTAMTPTSPRRYSPVAKDLLGEEDIPREPRRIVIHRGSTGLGFNIVGGEDGEGIFISFILAGGPADLSGELRKGDQILSVNGVDLRNASHEQAAIALKNAGQTVTIIAQYKPEEYSRFEAKIHDLREQLMNSSLGSGTASLRSNPKRGFYIRALFDYDKTKDCGFLSQALSFRFGDVLHVIDASDEEWWQARRVHSDSETDDIGFIPSKRRVERREWSRLKAKDWGSSSGSQGREDSVLSYETVTQMEVHYARPIIILGPTKDRANDDLLSEFPDKFGSCVPHTTRPKREYEIDGRDYHFVSSREKMEKDIQAHKFIEAGQYNSHLYGTSVQSVREVAEQGKHCILDVSANAVRRLQAAHLHPIAIFIRPRSLENVLEINKRITEEQARKAFDRATKLEQEFTECFSAIVEGDSFEEIYHKVKRVIEDLSGPYIWVPARERL, from the exons GCCAATTCTCCCCCAGTGATTGTCAACACAGATACCCTAGAAGCCCCAGGATATG AGTTGCAGGTGAACGGGACCGAGGGGGAGATGGAATACGAGGAAATCACATTGGAAAGG GGTAACTCAGGTCTGGGCTTCAGCATCGCAGGTGGCACTGACAACCCACACATCGGTGACGACCCATCCATTTTCATCACCAAGATCATTCCTGGTGGGGCTGCGGCCCAGGATGGCCGCCTCAG GGTCAACGACAGCATCCTGTTTGTAAATGAAGTGGACGTGCGCGAGGTTACCCACTCAGCGGCGGTGGAGGCCCTCAAAGAGGCAGGCTCCATCGTTCGCCTCTATGTCATGCGCCGGAAGCCCCCAGCTGAGAAGGTCATGGAGATCAAGCTCATCAAGGGGCCTAAAG GTCTTGGCTTCAGCATCGCAGGGGGCGTAGGGAACCAGCACATCCCAGGAGATAATAGCATCTATGTAACAAAGATCATCGAAGGGGGTGCTGCCCACAAGGATGGGAGGTTGCAGATTGGAGACAAGATCCTGGCG GTCAACAGTGTGGGGCTAGAGGACGTCATGCATGAAGATGCTGTGGCAGCCCTGAAGAACACGTATGATGTTGTCTACCTAAAGGTGGCCAAGCCCAGCAATGCCTACCTGAGTGACAGCTATGCTCCCCCAGACATCACAACCT CTTATTCCCAGCACCTGGACAATGAGATCAGTCACAGCAGCTACCTGGGCACTGACTACCCCACAGCCATGACCCCCACTTCCCCTCGGCGCTACTCTCCAGTGGCCAAGGACCTGCTCGGGGAGGAAGACATTCCCCGAGAACCGAGGCGAATTGTGATCCACCGGGGCTCCACGGGCCTGGGCTTCAACATCGTGGGTGGCGAGGATGGTGAAGGCATCTTCATCTCCTTTATCCTGGCCGGGGGCCCTGCAGACCTCAGTGGGGAGCTGCGGAAGGGGGACCAGATCCTGTCG GTCAACGGTGTGGACCTCCGAAATGCCAGCCACGAGCAGGCTGCCATTGCCCTGAAGAATGCGGGTCAGACGGTCACGATCATCGCTCAGTATAAACCAGAAG AGTACAGCCGATTCGAGGCCAAGATCCACGACCTTCGGGAACAGCTCATGAACAGCAGCCTGGGCTCAGGGACTGCATCCCTGCGGAGCAACCCCAAAAGGGGTTTCTACATCAG GGCCCTGTTTGATTACGACAAGACCAAGGACTGCGGCTTCCTGAGCCAGGCCCTGAGCTTCCGCTTTGGGGACGTGCTGCATGTCATCGATGCTAGTGAtgaggagtggtggcaggcacggCGGGTCCACTCTGACAGTGAGACCGACGACATTGGGTTCATCCCCAGCAAACGGCG GGTTGAGCGACGAGAGTGGTCAAGGTTaaaggccaag GACTGGGGCTCCAGCTCTGGATCACAGG gtcgaGAAGACTCGGTTCTGAGCTACGAGACAGTGACGCAGATGGAAG TGCACTATGCTCGCCCCATCATCATCCTTGGGCCCACCAAGGACCGCGCCAACGATGATCTTCTCTCCGAGTTCCCCGACAAGTTTGGATCCTGTGTTCCCC ATACGACACGGCCCAAGCGGGAGTATGAGATAGATGGCCGGGATTACCACTTTGTGTCGTCCCGGGAGAAAATGGAGAAGGACATTCAGGCGCACAAGTTCATTGAGGCCGGCCAGTACAACAGCCACCTCTATGGGACCAGCGTCCAGTCCGTGCGAGAGGTGGCAGAGCAG GGGAAGCACTGCATCCTCGATGTCTCGGCCAATGCCGTGCGGCGGCTGCAGGCGGCCCACCTGCACCCCATCGCCATCTTCATCCGCCCCCGCTCCCTGGAGAATGTGCT AGAGATTAACAAGCGGATCACAGAGGAGCAAGCCCGCAAAGCCTTCGACAGAGCCACCAAGCTGGAGCAGGAGTTCACAGAGTGCTTCTCAG ccATCGTGGAGggtgacagctttgaggagatcTACCACAAGGTGAAGCGTGTCATCGAGGACCTCTCAGGCCCCTACATCTGGGTTCCAGCCCGAGAGAGACTCTGA
- the DLG4 gene encoding disks large homolog 4 isoform X10 has product MDCLCIVTTKKYRYQDEDTPPLEHSPAHLPNQANSPPVIVNTDTLEAPGYELQVNGTEGEMEYEEITLERGNSGLGFSIAGGTDNPHIGDDPSIFITKIIPGGAAAQDGRLRVNDSILFVNEVDVREVTHSAAVEALKEAGSIVRLYVMRRKPPAEKVMEIKLIKGPKGLGFSIAGGVGNQHIPGDNSIYVTKIIEGGAAHKDGRLQIGDKILAVNSVGLEDVMHEDAVAALKNTYDVVYLKVAKPSNAYLSDSYAPPDITTSYSQHLDNEISHSSYLGTDYPTAMTPTSPRRYSPVAKDLLGEEDIPREPRRIVIHRGSTGLGFNIVGGEDGEGIFISFILAGGPADLSGELRKGDQILSVNGVDLRNASHEQAAIALKNAGQTVTIIAQYKPEEYSRFEAKIHDLREQLMNSSLGSGTASLRSNPKRGFYIRALFDYDKTKDCGFLSQALSFRFGDVLHVIDASDEEWWQARRVHSDSETDDIGFIPSKRRVERREWSRLKAKDWGSSSGSQGREDSVLSYETVTQMEVHYARPIIILGPTKDRANDDLLSEFPDKFGSCVPHTTRPKREYEIDGRDYHFVSSREKMEKDIQAHKFIEAGQYNSHLYGTSVQSVREVAEQGKHCILDVSANAVRRLQAAHLHPIAIFIRPRSLENVLEINKRITEEQARKAFDRATKLEQEFTECFSAIVEGDSFEEIYHKVKRVIEDLSGPYIWVPARERL; this is encoded by the exons GCCAATTCTCCCCCAGTGATTGTCAACACAGATACCCTAGAAGCCCCAGGATATG AGTTGCAGGTGAACGGGACCGAGGGGGAGATGGAATACGAGGAAATCACATTGGAAAGG GGTAACTCAGGTCTGGGCTTCAGCATCGCAGGTGGCACTGACAACCCACACATCGGTGACGACCCATCCATTTTCATCACCAAGATCATTCCTGGTGGGGCTGCGGCCCAGGATGGCCGCCTCAG GGTCAACGACAGCATCCTGTTTGTAAATGAAGTGGACGTGCGCGAGGTTACCCACTCAGCGGCGGTGGAGGCCCTCAAAGAGGCAGGCTCCATCGTTCGCCTCTATGTCATGCGCCGGAAGCCCCCAGCTGAGAAGGTCATGGAGATCAAGCTCATCAAGGGGCCTAAAG GTCTTGGCTTCAGCATCGCAGGGGGCGTAGGGAACCAGCACATCCCAGGAGATAATAGCATCTATGTAACAAAGATCATCGAAGGGGGTGCTGCCCACAAGGATGGGAGGTTGCAGATTGGAGACAAGATCCTGGCG GTCAACAGTGTGGGGCTAGAGGACGTCATGCATGAAGATGCTGTGGCAGCCCTGAAGAACACGTATGATGTTGTCTACCTAAAGGTGGCCAAGCCCAGCAATGCCTACCTGAGTGACAGCTATGCTCCCCCAGACATCACAACCT CTTATTCCCAGCACCTGGACAATGAGATCAGTCACAGCAGCTACCTGGGCACTGACTACCCCACAGCCATGACCCCCACTTCCCCTCGGCGCTACTCTCCAGTGGCCAAGGACCTGCTCGGGGAGGAAGACATTCCCCGAGAACCGAGGCGAATTGTGATCCACCGGGGCTCCACGGGCCTGGGCTTCAACATCGTGGGTGGCGAGGATGGTGAAGGCATCTTCATCTCCTTTATCCTGGCCGGGGGCCCTGCAGACCTCAGTGGGGAGCTGCGGAAGGGGGACCAGATCCTGTCG GTCAACGGTGTGGACCTCCGAAATGCCAGCCACGAGCAGGCTGCCATTGCCCTGAAGAATGCGGGTCAGACGGTCACGATCATCGCTCAGTATAAACCAGAAG AGTACAGCCGATTCGAGGCCAAGATCCACGACCTTCGGGAACAGCTCATGAACAGCAGCCTGGGCTCAGGGACTGCATCCCTGCGGAGCAACCCCAAAAGGGGTTTCTACATCAG GGCCCTGTTTGATTACGACAAGACCAAGGACTGCGGCTTCCTGAGCCAGGCCCTGAGCTTCCGCTTTGGGGACGTGCTGCATGTCATCGATGCTAGTGAtgaggagtggtggcaggcacggCGGGTCCACTCTGACAGTGAGACCGACGACATTGGGTTCATCCCCAGCAAACGGCG GGTTGAGCGACGAGAGTGGTCAAGGTTaaaggccaag GACTGGGGCTCCAGCTCTGGATCACAGG gtcgaGAAGACTCGGTTCTGAGCTACGAGACAGTGACGCAGATGGAAG TGCACTATGCTCGCCCCATCATCATCCTTGGGCCCACCAAGGACCGCGCCAACGATGATCTTCTCTCCGAGTTCCCCGACAAGTTTGGATCCTGTGTTCCCC ATACGACACGGCCCAAGCGGGAGTATGAGATAGATGGCCGGGATTACCACTTTGTGTCGTCCCGGGAGAAAATGGAGAAGGACATTCAGGCGCACAAGTTCATTGAGGCCGGCCAGTACAACAGCCACCTCTATGGGACCAGCGTCCAGTCCGTGCGAGAGGTGGCAGAGCAG GGGAAGCACTGCATCCTCGATGTCTCGGCCAATGCCGTGCGGCGGCTGCAGGCGGCCCACCTGCACCCCATCGCCATCTTCATCCGCCCCCGCTCCCTGGAGAATGTGCT AGAGATTAACAAGCGGATCACAGAGGAGCAAGCCCGCAAAGCCTTCGACAGAGCCACCAAGCTGGAGCAGGAGTTCACAGAGTGCTTCTCAG ccATCGTGGAGggtgacagctttgaggagatcTACCACAAGGTGAAGCGTGTCATCGAGGACCTCTCAGGCCCCTACATCTGGGTTCCAGCCCGAGAGAGACTCTGA
- the DLG4 gene encoding disks large homolog 4 isoform X8: MPINGVNLAWKYRYQDEDTPPLEHSPAHLPNQVNAPELVHVAERNLSHLEAGHGVVGHAHLSPFKANSPPVIVNTDTLEAPGYELQVNGTEGEMEYEEITLERGNSGLGFSIAGGTDNPHIGDDPSIFITKIIPGGAAAQDGRLRVNDSILFVNEVDVREVTHSAAVEALKEAGSIVRLYVMRRKPPAEKVMEIKLIKGPKGLGFSIAGGVGNQHIPGDNSIYVTKIIEGGAAHKDGRLQIGDKILAVNSVGLEDVMHEDAVAALKNTYDVVYLKVAKPSNAYLSDSYAPPDITTSYSQHLDNEISHSSYLGTDYPTAMTPTSPRRYSPVAKDLLGEEDIPREPRRIVIHRGSTGLGFNIVGGEDGEGIFISFILAGGPADLSGELRKGDQILSVNGVDLRNASHEQAAIALKNAGQTVTIIAQYKPEEYSRFEAKIHDLREQLMNSSLGSGTASLRSNPKRGFYIRALFDYDKTKDCGFLSQALSFRFGDVLHVIDASDEEWWQARRVHSDSETDDIGFIPSKRRVERREWSRLKAKDWGSSSGSQGREDSVLSYETVTQMEVHYARPIIILGPTKDRANDDLLSEFPDKFGSCVPHTTRPKREYEIDGRDYHFVSSREKMEKDIQAHKFIEAGQYNSHLYGTSVQSVREVAEQGKHCILDVSANAVRRLQAAHLHPIAIFIRPRSLENVLEINKRITEEQARKAFDRATKLEQEFTECFSAIVEGDSFEEIYHKVKRVIEDLSGPYIWVPARERL, from the exons GCCAATTCTCCCCCAGTGATTGTCAACACAGATACCCTAGAAGCCCCAGGATATG AGTTGCAGGTGAACGGGACCGAGGGGGAGATGGAATACGAGGAAATCACATTGGAAAGG GGTAACTCAGGTCTGGGCTTCAGCATCGCAGGTGGCACTGACAACCCACACATCGGTGACGACCCATCCATTTTCATCACCAAGATCATTCCTGGTGGGGCTGCGGCCCAGGATGGCCGCCTCAG GGTCAACGACAGCATCCTGTTTGTAAATGAAGTGGACGTGCGCGAGGTTACCCACTCAGCGGCGGTGGAGGCCCTCAAAGAGGCAGGCTCCATCGTTCGCCTCTATGTCATGCGCCGGAAGCCCCCAGCTGAGAAGGTCATGGAGATCAAGCTCATCAAGGGGCCTAAAG GTCTTGGCTTCAGCATCGCAGGGGGCGTAGGGAACCAGCACATCCCAGGAGATAATAGCATCTATGTAACAAAGATCATCGAAGGGGGTGCTGCCCACAAGGATGGGAGGTTGCAGATTGGAGACAAGATCCTGGCG GTCAACAGTGTGGGGCTAGAGGACGTCATGCATGAAGATGCTGTGGCAGCCCTGAAGAACACGTATGATGTTGTCTACCTAAAGGTGGCCAAGCCCAGCAATGCCTACCTGAGTGACAGCTATGCTCCCCCAGACATCACAACCT CTTATTCCCAGCACCTGGACAATGAGATCAGTCACAGCAGCTACCTGGGCACTGACTACCCCACAGCCATGACCCCCACTTCCCCTCGGCGCTACTCTCCAGTGGCCAAGGACCTGCTCGGGGAGGAAGACATTCCCCGAGAACCGAGGCGAATTGTGATCCACCGGGGCTCCACGGGCCTGGGCTTCAACATCGTGGGTGGCGAGGATGGTGAAGGCATCTTCATCTCCTTTATCCTGGCCGGGGGCCCTGCAGACCTCAGTGGGGAGCTGCGGAAGGGGGACCAGATCCTGTCG GTCAACGGTGTGGACCTCCGAAATGCCAGCCACGAGCAGGCTGCCATTGCCCTGAAGAATGCGGGTCAGACGGTCACGATCATCGCTCAGTATAAACCAGAAG AGTACAGCCGATTCGAGGCCAAGATCCACGACCTTCGGGAACAGCTCATGAACAGCAGCCTGGGCTCAGGGACTGCATCCCTGCGGAGCAACCCCAAAAGGGGTTTCTACATCAG GGCCCTGTTTGATTACGACAAGACCAAGGACTGCGGCTTCCTGAGCCAGGCCCTGAGCTTCCGCTTTGGGGACGTGCTGCATGTCATCGATGCTAGTGAtgaggagtggtggcaggcacggCGGGTCCACTCTGACAGTGAGACCGACGACATTGGGTTCATCCCCAGCAAACGGCG GGTTGAGCGACGAGAGTGGTCAAGGTTaaaggccaag GACTGGGGCTCCAGCTCTGGATCACAGG gtcgaGAAGACTCGGTTCTGAGCTACGAGACAGTGACGCAGATGGAAG TGCACTATGCTCGCCCCATCATCATCCTTGGGCCCACCAAGGACCGCGCCAACGATGATCTTCTCTCCGAGTTCCCCGACAAGTTTGGATCCTGTGTTCCCC ATACGACACGGCCCAAGCGGGAGTATGAGATAGATGGCCGGGATTACCACTTTGTGTCGTCCCGGGAGAAAATGGAGAAGGACATTCAGGCGCACAAGTTCATTGAGGCCGGCCAGTACAACAGCCACCTCTATGGGACCAGCGTCCAGTCCGTGCGAGAGGTGGCAGAGCAG GGGAAGCACTGCATCCTCGATGTCTCGGCCAATGCCGTGCGGCGGCTGCAGGCGGCCCACCTGCACCCCATCGCCATCTTCATCCGCCCCCGCTCCCTGGAGAATGTGCT AGAGATTAACAAGCGGATCACAGAGGAGCAAGCCCGCAAAGCCTTCGACAGAGCCACCAAGCTGGAGCAGGAGTTCACAGAGTGCTTCTCAG ccATCGTGGAGggtgacagctttgaggagatcTACCACAAGGTGAAGCGTGTCATCGAGGACCTCTCAGGCCCCTACATCTGGGTTCCAGCCCGAGAGAGACTCTGA
- the DLG4 gene encoding disks large homolog 4 isoform X7 produces the protein MDCLCIVTTKKYRYQDEDTPPLEHSPAHLPNQVNAPELVHVAERNLSHLEAGHGVVGHAHLSPFKANSPPVIVNTDTLEAPGYELQVNGTEGEMEYEEITLERGNSGLGFSIAGGTDNPHIGDDPSIFITKIIPGGAAAQDGRLRVNDSILFVNEVDVREVTHSAAVEALKEAGSIVRLYVMRRKPPAEKVMEIKLIKGPKGLGFSIAGGVGNQHIPGDNSIYVTKIIEGGAAHKDGRLQIGDKILAVNSVGLEDVMHEDAVAALKNTYDVVYLKVAKPSNAYLSDSYAPPDITTSYSQHLDNEISHSSYLGTDYPTAMTPTSPRRYSPVAKDLLGEEDIPREPRRIVIHRGSTGLGFNIVGGEDGEGIFISFILAGGPADLSGELRKGDQILSVNGVDLRNASHEQAAIALKNAGQTVTIIAQYKPEEYSRFEAKIHDLREQLMNSSLGSGTASLRSNPKRGFYIRALFDYDKTKDCGFLSQALSFRFGDVLHVIDASDEEWWQARRVHSDSETDDIGFIPSKRRVERREWSRLKAKDWGSSSGSQGREDSVLSYETVTQMEVHYARPIIILGPTKDRANDDLLSEFPDKFGSCVPHTTRPKREYEIDGRDYHFVSSREKMEKDIQAHKFIEAGQYNSHLYGTSVQSVREVAEQGKHCILDVSANAVRRLQAAHLHPIAIFIRPRSLENVLEINKRITEEQARKAFDRATKLEQEFTECFSAIVEGDSFEEIYHKVKRVIEDLSGPYIWVPARERL, from the exons GCCAATTCTCCCCCAGTGATTGTCAACACAGATACCCTAGAAGCCCCAGGATATG AGTTGCAGGTGAACGGGACCGAGGGGGAGATGGAATACGAGGAAATCACATTGGAAAGG GGTAACTCAGGTCTGGGCTTCAGCATCGCAGGTGGCACTGACAACCCACACATCGGTGACGACCCATCCATTTTCATCACCAAGATCATTCCTGGTGGGGCTGCGGCCCAGGATGGCCGCCTCAG GGTCAACGACAGCATCCTGTTTGTAAATGAAGTGGACGTGCGCGAGGTTACCCACTCAGCGGCGGTGGAGGCCCTCAAAGAGGCAGGCTCCATCGTTCGCCTCTATGTCATGCGCCGGAAGCCCCCAGCTGAGAAGGTCATGGAGATCAAGCTCATCAAGGGGCCTAAAG GTCTTGGCTTCAGCATCGCAGGGGGCGTAGGGAACCAGCACATCCCAGGAGATAATAGCATCTATGTAACAAAGATCATCGAAGGGGGTGCTGCCCACAAGGATGGGAGGTTGCAGATTGGAGACAAGATCCTGGCG GTCAACAGTGTGGGGCTAGAGGACGTCATGCATGAAGATGCTGTGGCAGCCCTGAAGAACACGTATGATGTTGTCTACCTAAAGGTGGCCAAGCCCAGCAATGCCTACCTGAGTGACAGCTATGCTCCCCCAGACATCACAACCT CTTATTCCCAGCACCTGGACAATGAGATCAGTCACAGCAGCTACCTGGGCACTGACTACCCCACAGCCATGACCCCCACTTCCCCTCGGCGCTACTCTCCAGTGGCCAAGGACCTGCTCGGGGAGGAAGACATTCCCCGAGAACCGAGGCGAATTGTGATCCACCGGGGCTCCACGGGCCTGGGCTTCAACATCGTGGGTGGCGAGGATGGTGAAGGCATCTTCATCTCCTTTATCCTGGCCGGGGGCCCTGCAGACCTCAGTGGGGAGCTGCGGAAGGGGGACCAGATCCTGTCG GTCAACGGTGTGGACCTCCGAAATGCCAGCCACGAGCAGGCTGCCATTGCCCTGAAGAATGCGGGTCAGACGGTCACGATCATCGCTCAGTATAAACCAGAAG AGTACAGCCGATTCGAGGCCAAGATCCACGACCTTCGGGAACAGCTCATGAACAGCAGCCTGGGCTCAGGGACTGCATCCCTGCGGAGCAACCCCAAAAGGGGTTTCTACATCAG GGCCCTGTTTGATTACGACAAGACCAAGGACTGCGGCTTCCTGAGCCAGGCCCTGAGCTTCCGCTTTGGGGACGTGCTGCATGTCATCGATGCTAGTGAtgaggagtggtggcaggcacggCGGGTCCACTCTGACAGTGAGACCGACGACATTGGGTTCATCCCCAGCAAACGGCG GGTTGAGCGACGAGAGTGGTCAAGGTTaaaggccaag GACTGGGGCTCCAGCTCTGGATCACAGG gtcgaGAAGACTCGGTTCTGAGCTACGAGACAGTGACGCAGATGGAAG TGCACTATGCTCGCCCCATCATCATCCTTGGGCCCACCAAGGACCGCGCCAACGATGATCTTCTCTCCGAGTTCCCCGACAAGTTTGGATCCTGTGTTCCCC ATACGACACGGCCCAAGCGGGAGTATGAGATAGATGGCCGGGATTACCACTTTGTGTCGTCCCGGGAGAAAATGGAGAAGGACATTCAGGCGCACAAGTTCATTGAGGCCGGCCAGTACAACAGCCACCTCTATGGGACCAGCGTCCAGTCCGTGCGAGAGGTGGCAGAGCAG GGGAAGCACTGCATCCTCGATGTCTCGGCCAATGCCGTGCGGCGGCTGCAGGCGGCCCACCTGCACCCCATCGCCATCTTCATCCGCCCCCGCTCCCTGGAGAATGTGCT AGAGATTAACAAGCGGATCACAGAGGAGCAAGCCCGCAAAGCCTTCGACAGAGCCACCAAGCTGGAGCAGGAGTTCACAGAGTGCTTCTCAG ccATCGTGGAGggtgacagctttgaggagatcTACCACAAGGTGAAGCGTGTCATCGAGGACCTCTCAGGCCCCTACATCTGGGTTCCAGCCCGAGAGAGACTCTGA
- the DLG4 gene encoding disks large homolog 4 isoform X4 has product MSQRPRAPRSALWLLAPPLLRWAPPLLTVLHSDLFQALLDILDYYEASLSESQKYRYQDEDTPPLEHSPAHLPNQANSPPVIVNTDTLEAPGYVNGTEGEMEYEEITLERGNSGLGFSIAGGTDNPHIGDDPSIFITKIIPGGAAAQDGRLRVNDSILFVNEVDVREVTHSAAVEALKEAGSIVRLYVMRRKPPAEKVMEIKLIKGPKGLGFSIAGGVGNQHIPGDNSIYVTKIIEGGAAHKDGRLQIGDKILAVNSVGLEDVMHEDAVAALKNTYDVVYLKVAKPSNAYLSDSYAPPDITTSYSQHLDNEISHSSYLGTDYPTAMTPTSPRRYSPVAKDLLGEEDIPREPRRIVIHRGSTGLGFNIVGGEDGEGIFISFILAGGPADLSGELRKGDQILSVNGVDLRNASHEQAAIALKNAGQTVTIIAQYKPEEYSRFEAKIHDLREQLMNSSLGSGTASLRSNPKRGFYIRALFDYDKTKDCGFLSQALSFRFGDVLHVIDASDEEWWQARRVHSDSETDDIGFIPSKRRVERREWSRLKAKDWGSSSGSQGREDSVLSYETVTQMEVHYARPIIILGPTKDRANDDLLSEFPDKFGSCVPHTTRPKREYEIDGRDYHFVSSREKMEKDIQAHKFIEAGQYNSHLYGTSVQSVREVAEQGKHCILDVSANAVRRLQAAHLHPIAIFIRPRSLENVLEINKRITEEQARKAFDRATKLEQEFTECFSAIVEGDSFEEIYHKVKRVIEDLSGPYIWVPARERL; this is encoded by the exons GCCAATTCTCCCCCAGTGATTGTCAACACAGATACCCTAGAAGCCCCAGGATAT GTGAACGGGACCGAGGGGGAGATGGAATACGAGGAAATCACATTGGAAAGG GGTAACTCAGGTCTGGGCTTCAGCATCGCAGGTGGCACTGACAACCCACACATCGGTGACGACCCATCCATTTTCATCACCAAGATCATTCCTGGTGGGGCTGCGGCCCAGGATGGCCGCCTCAG GGTCAACGACAGCATCCTGTTTGTAAATGAAGTGGACGTGCGCGAGGTTACCCACTCAGCGGCGGTGGAGGCCCTCAAAGAGGCAGGCTCCATCGTTCGCCTCTATGTCATGCGCCGGAAGCCCCCAGCTGAGAAGGTCATGGAGATCAAGCTCATCAAGGGGCCTAAAG GTCTTGGCTTCAGCATCGCAGGGGGCGTAGGGAACCAGCACATCCCAGGAGATAATAGCATCTATGTAACAAAGATCATCGAAGGGGGTGCTGCCCACAAGGATGGGAGGTTGCAGATTGGAGACAAGATCCTGGCG GTCAACAGTGTGGGGCTAGAGGACGTCATGCATGAAGATGCTGTGGCAGCCCTGAAGAACACGTATGATGTTGTCTACCTAAAGGTGGCCAAGCCCAGCAATGCCTACCTGAGTGACAGCTATGCTCCCCCAGACATCACAACCT CTTATTCCCAGCACCTGGACAATGAGATCAGTCACAGCAGCTACCTGGGCACTGACTACCCCACAGCCATGACCCCCACTTCCCCTCGGCGCTACTCTCCAGTGGCCAAGGACCTGCTCGGGGAGGAAGACATTCCCCGAGAACCGAGGCGAATTGTGATCCACCGGGGCTCCACGGGCCTGGGCTTCAACATCGTGGGTGGCGAGGATGGTGAAGGCATCTTCATCTCCTTTATCCTGGCCGGGGGCCCTGCAGACCTCAGTGGGGAGCTGCGGAAGGGGGACCAGATCCTGTCG GTCAACGGTGTGGACCTCCGAAATGCCAGCCACGAGCAGGCTGCCATTGCCCTGAAGAATGCGGGTCAGACGGTCACGATCATCGCTCAGTATAAACCAGAAG AGTACAGCCGATTCGAGGCCAAGATCCACGACCTTCGGGAACAGCTCATGAACAGCAGCCTGGGCTCAGGGACTGCATCCCTGCGGAGCAACCCCAAAAGGGGTTTCTACATCAG GGCCCTGTTTGATTACGACAAGACCAAGGACTGCGGCTTCCTGAGCCAGGCCCTGAGCTTCCGCTTTGGGGACGTGCTGCATGTCATCGATGCTAGTGAtgaggagtggtggcaggcacggCGGGTCCACTCTGACAGTGAGACCGACGACATTGGGTTCATCCCCAGCAAACGGCG GGTTGAGCGACGAGAGTGGTCAAGGTTaaaggccaag GACTGGGGCTCCAGCTCTGGATCACAGG gtcgaGAAGACTCGGTTCTGAGCTACGAGACAGTGACGCAGATGGAAG TGCACTATGCTCGCCCCATCATCATCCTTGGGCCCACCAAGGACCGCGCCAACGATGATCTTCTCTCCGAGTTCCCCGACAAGTTTGGATCCTGTGTTCCCC ATACGACACGGCCCAAGCGGGAGTATGAGATAGATGGCCGGGATTACCACTTTGTGTCGTCCCGGGAGAAAATGGAGAAGGACATTCAGGCGCACAAGTTCATTGAGGCCGGCCAGTACAACAGCCACCTCTATGGGACCAGCGTCCAGTCCGTGCGAGAGGTGGCAGAGCAG GGGAAGCACTGCATCCTCGATGTCTCGGCCAATGCCGTGCGGCGGCTGCAGGCGGCCCACCTGCACCCCATCGCCATCTTCATCCGCCCCCGCTCCCTGGAGAATGTGCT AGAGATTAACAAGCGGATCACAGAGGAGCAAGCCCGCAAAGCCTTCGACAGAGCCACCAAGCTGGAGCAGGAGTTCACAGAGTGCTTCTCAG ccATCGTGGAGggtgacagctttgaggagatcTACCACAAGGTGAAGCGTGTCATCGAGGACCTCTCAGGCCCCTACATCTGGGTTCCAGCCCGAGAGAGACTCTGA